The genomic stretch CACCCCTCATCCATTAGTCCCATTatgagggtcacccatccctcacTCATCAACAGCCACCCCTTCCAGGGCCTCATCATCCATTGGGGGTTCAACTTCAGGTGCCGCCCCTTACCACCACACATGCCCTTTTAGGACCCTACTCAGGTATACATATCCCATCGGTAGTTCTTTGGGCTGAGTATGAGGccttacaacaacaacatgccGAAGAGGTGCAAGCCCTTCGCGAAATGGATGGAATTTTGCAAAGCTTAGTTCCTCACAGGTCAATCCCAACCACATTGAGAAAGTTTATTCCTGAAACAGCTTCATCCCATAGGGCTCATCAAAAGGTACCAGGGAACGACTCTTATCGAGAAGCGACCCCAGAAACTCATGCTCAACCTATCACTTCTCAAAACAATCAACCAATATCTCCCTTAAGAAAGGCTCATAGCCAAACTTCTCCAAATCGAGGAAATCAATGAGGAATTAATCGTCGAAAGACAGAAAGACGAAGCCCTCAAAAGGGAAGATATTCTGAAACTGTGGCTAGCATTCCTGTGGAAGGAGGTTGGAATTCCTCTAAACCCGTAACCAAGCAGAATGATGAGCTTAATAACAACCCTACGACATTTAGTGCTCAGGAAACAGCTGAcatgaagaaaatgattgagcAAGTGTTGCAGCGAAATAAATTATTACCAGTTTCAGAAGAATAATCACAAGAGAGGTTGTCATTTATGGCCTAAGTAATGGAAAAGCCTTTACCAAGGAAGTTTAAGATGCCCCAAATAACTTCTTACTATGGCAAGGATGATCCTTACGATCACATACAGAACTACGAGTCTTTGATGATGCTTCATGGATGGGACGATGAGATAATGTGTAGGGCCTTCCCGTTAACCCTAGTTGAGCATGCTCGGGCTTGGTTTAATGGTTTACTCGAAGCATCCATTTCCTCGTTTGGGCAGCTAAAGACAGAATTTATCAAAGCATTCATTATTAACAGCCAGAGGAAGAAAGACGCGACATACCTCCTTAGCATTCGACATGGGAGCAAAGAGACCCTACGCCATTATGTGGACAGATTTCAGAACGCAACATTTGAGATTCACAACCTACCGATTGAGATGGCAGTGTCTGCCATGTTCCAAGGGGTGCAACTGACTTCCTTCCAAGAATTCCTATCCTTAGACCCACCAAAATCCTTGATAGATTTGTTCGTCATGgctaataaatatatacaccatATAGAAGTAATGAGGACTGTGGCAATGAATGAAGAcagggagaagaaaagaaagaagcgagatattgaaaaagattttaatCGGCGACAAGAGAGGACCCGAAGACTGGGTGATGTCAGGCCCCAGTTCAATCACTATACCCAGCTCACCCAACCTCGATCTACCCTATTGGCAGCTATAGAAGGATCAAGCCTAATCAGACTTTAAAAAAAGTTGGATCGACTTATAGGAAAGAATCAGGATGAGTACTGTCGATACCATAGGACTCGTGGCCATTCCACTGATCAATGTAGggagttgaaaaatcaaattgagatgcttATTCAGGAATGACACTTACAAAGATATGTtcgagaagaagaggaaaacaaTAGAGAGCcacaaagaagggaagagaggcCTGAAACACAGGAAATACATAATCcaagacaacaagagagaggaagcAACCATAGACAAAATCTCCCTCTAGATAATGAACAAACACATCAGGTTATACATGTCATTTCGGGTGATGAAACCTTGGCTGGTGATAGCTCATTTTCCCGAAAAGCCTATGCCCGTTTGGCCTACCAGGTCAATTCGGTAATGGAGgttagagaaaatgaagagcccATTATGTTCACACCTGCCGACAGAGGAGATATAATCATTCCACATGATGACTCGATGGTAATCTCAGCTGTCATTACAAAGTACCCAATTGAGAGAATTTTAGTAGACAACGGTAGCTCAGTTAACCTcatttattggaattgcttcGAGCAAATGCACATTTCACAAGATCGATTGAAAAATATGTCTTCCCCTTTATATAGTTTCACCGGGGAGCCTATCTCGGTGGCTGGTT from Diospyros lotus cultivar Yz01 chromosome 9, ASM1463336v1, whole genome shotgun sequence encodes the following:
- the LOC127809246 gene encoding uncharacterized protein LOC127809246, which produces MEKPLPRKFKMPQITSYYGKDDPYDHIQNYESLMMLHGWDDEIMCRAFPLTLVEHARAWFNGLLEASISSFGQLKTEFIKAFIINSQRKKDATYLLSIRHGSKETLRHYVDRFQNATFEIHNLPIEMAVSAMFQGVQLTSFQEFLSLDPPKSLIDLFVMANKYIHHIEVMRTVAMNEDREKKRKKRDIEKDFNRRQERTRRLGDVRPQFNHYTQLTQPRSTLLAAIEGSSLIRL